In Nocardioides dokdonensis FR1436, the following are encoded in one genomic region:
- a CDS encoding lysophospholipid acyltransferase family protein, whose amino-acid sequence MRLGSALLRSLQVTSRWSGEEHVPTRGPVLLASNHVAYPDFLFVGQAALARRRYVRFLARHDVWHTPLVGRAMTAMRHVPVDRAAPAAAYLHARALLRAGESVCLFPEAGVSHSYTVRALMPGVAALARELDLPVVPVAVWGTQRLWPLQRHVSEPPPAPALTRGRTVDVRFGAPLWLGRAADPASATTELGHRLTELLEGLQHLPEHRPRPGERARWYPRHLGGTAPTREEARGLDQLPRRAQWPTWGPTGGPTRARP is encoded by the coding sequence GTGCGCCTGGGGAGCGCGCTGCTGCGCTCGCTGCAGGTCACCAGCCGCTGGTCGGGCGAGGAGCACGTGCCGACCCGGGGCCCGGTGCTGCTGGCCAGCAACCACGTGGCCTACCCCGACTTCCTCTTCGTGGGGCAAGCGGCCCTGGCCCGGCGTCGGTACGTGCGGTTCCTGGCCCGCCACGACGTCTGGCACACCCCCCTCGTGGGCCGCGCCATGACCGCGATGCGGCACGTGCCGGTCGACCGCGCGGCACCGGCCGCGGCGTACCTGCACGCCCGGGCGCTGCTGCGGGCGGGGGAGAGCGTGTGCCTGTTCCCGGAGGCCGGCGTCTCCCACTCCTACACCGTGCGCGCCCTGATGCCCGGGGTCGCGGCCCTGGCACGTGAGCTCGACCTGCCGGTGGTGCCGGTGGCCGTGTGGGGCACCCAGCGGCTCTGGCCGCTGCAGCGCCACGTGAGCGAGCCGCCGCCGGCTCCGGCGCTCACCCGAGGGCGCACGGTCGACGTGCGCTTCGGGGCGCCCCTGTGGCTGGGCCGCGCTGCCGACCCGGCGAGCGCCACCACCGAGCTGGGCCACCGGCTCACCGAGCTGCTCGAGGGCCTGCAGCACCTGCCCGAGCACCGCCCCCGCCCCGGGGAGCGGGCCCGGTGGTACCCCCGTCACCTCGGCGGGACGGCGCCCACGCGCGAGGAGGCCCGCGGTCTCGACCAGCTGCCCCGCCGTGCCCAGTGGCCGACCTGGGGCCCGACCGGGGGGCCTACGCGGGCGCGCCCCTAG
- a CDS encoding geranylgeranyl reductase family protein, protein MSSLPTQTDVLVVGAGPAGSAAAAWAARAGLDVLLTDAATFPRDKTCGDGLTPRAVHELSLLGLEDWLRTHTVNQGLRAHGFGQTLLLPWPGGSLPSWGSAVARTELDDHLRTVAIKAGARAVDGVRAVDVVRDGDRVRAVVMERRGPGGRDDVERVEVACRRLVVADGVRSPLGKVLGREWHRDTVYGVAGRSYVASTESDDPWISSHLELRGQDGEILSGYGWIFPLGTGEVNLGVGTLATAKRPANIAVKPLMQFYADQRREGFGLSGELRAPTSALLPMGGAVSGVAGPNWALIGDAAGCVNPLNGEGIDYGLETGRMVAELMADLNPDRDRLATQWPALLSEHYGESFSVARRLAGLVTVPRLLPALGPVGMRSDWLMTLALRWMGNLVTDEDRDRAARVWRWAGRRSLALDARPPFS, encoded by the coding sequence GTGAGCAGCCTCCCGACCCAGACCGACGTCCTCGTCGTCGGTGCCGGTCCCGCCGGGTCGGCCGCGGCCGCCTGGGCCGCGCGGGCCGGGCTCGACGTCCTGCTGACCGACGCGGCGACCTTCCCGCGCGACAAGACCTGCGGTGACGGGCTCACCCCCCGCGCCGTCCACGAGCTGTCGCTCCTCGGGCTCGAGGACTGGCTGCGCACCCACACCGTCAACCAGGGGCTGCGCGCCCACGGCTTCGGCCAGACGCTGCTGCTGCCCTGGCCCGGCGGCTCGCTGCCCTCGTGGGGCAGCGCCGTGGCCCGCACCGAGCTGGACGACCACCTGCGCACCGTGGCGATCAAGGCCGGGGCCCGGGCCGTCGACGGGGTGCGCGCGGTCGACGTGGTCCGCGACGGCGACCGGGTCCGTGCCGTCGTCATGGAGCGTCGCGGCCCCGGCGGTCGCGACGACGTCGAGCGGGTCGAGGTCGCGTGCCGGCGCCTCGTGGTCGCCGACGGTGTGCGCTCCCCGCTGGGCAAGGTCCTGGGCCGCGAGTGGCACCGTGACACCGTGTACGGCGTCGCCGGTCGCTCCTACGTGGCCTCCACCGAGTCCGACGACCCGTGGATCAGCTCGCACCTCGAGCTGCGCGGCCAGGACGGCGAGATCCTCTCCGGCTACGGCTGGATCTTCCCGCTCGGCACCGGCGAGGTGAACCTCGGGGTCGGCACGCTGGCCACCGCGAAGCGCCCGGCCAACATCGCCGTCAAGCCGCTCATGCAGTTCTACGCCGACCAGCGGCGCGAGGGCTTCGGGCTGAGCGGCGAGCTGCGCGCACCCACCTCGGCCCTGCTGCCGATGGGCGGAGCCGTCTCGGGCGTCGCCGGACCCAACTGGGCGCTGATCGGTGACGCCGCGGGCTGCGTGAACCCGCTCAACGGCGAGGGCATCGACTACGGACTCGAGACCGGCCGGATGGTCGCCGAGCTGATGGCCGACCTGAACCCCGACCGCGACCGCCTCGCCACGCAGTGGCCGGCCCTGCTGAGCGAGCACTACGGCGAGTCCTTCTCGGTGGCGCGCCGGCTGGCGGGCCTGGTCACCGTGCCGCGGCTGCTGCCCGCGCTGGGGCCGGTCGGGATGCGCTCGGACTGGCTGATGACCCTGGCACTGCGCTGGATGGGCAACCTGGTCACCGACGAGGACCGCGACCGGGCGGCCCGGGTGTGGCGCTGGGCCGGTCGGCGCTCGCTGGCTCTCGACGCCCGCCCCCCGTTCTCCTGA
- a CDS encoding DNA-directed RNA polymerase subunit beta', whose protein sequence is MLDVNFFDQLQIGLATADDIRTWSHGEVKKPETINYRTLKPERDGLFCEKIFGPTRDWECYCGKYKRVRFKGIICERCGVEVTRSKVRRERMGHIELAAPVTHIWYFKGVPSRLGYLLDLAPKDLEKVIYFAAYMITSVDEDARHRDLSSLEGKIGLERERLEKRRDQSLEDRTKKLEEDLAALEAEGAKADQRRKVRDGAEREMKQLRDRAQREIDRLDEVWNTFKSLKVQDLTGDEMLYREMKAWFGKYFEGHMGAAAIQQRLRDFDIAAEVESLRDTIANGKGQKKVRALKRLKVVDAFRKTGNEPRGMVLDAVPVIPPDLRPMVQLDGGRFATSDLNDLYRRVINRNNRLKRLLDLGAPEIIVNNEKRMLQEAVDSLFDNGRRGRPVTGPGNRPLKSLSDMLKGKQGRFRQNLLGKRVDYSGRSVIVSGPQLKLHQCGLPKQMALELFKPFVMKRLVDLSHAQNIKSAKRMVERARPVVWDVLEEVITEHPVLLNRAPTLHRLGIQAFEPQLIEGKAIQIHPLVCGAFNADFDGDQMAVHLPLSAEAQAEARILMLSTNNILKPSDGRPVTMPSQDMIIGLFWLTTDRDGEVGEGRAFSSVAEAIMAFDRSEITLQSKVKIRLDDVVPGSGAEFNESGPKAETTTVETTLGRALFNETLPADYPFVNYEVGKKQLGAIVNDLAERYTKVEVAASLDALKDAGFSFATFSGVTVSIDDVTTPADKLEILAPYEAQAAKVQKDFERGLMTDDERRQELVEIWTDASRKVGDAMEKAFDRTNPIYMMVDSGASGNMNQIRQVGAMRGLVANPKGEIIPRPIKANFREGLSVLEYFISTHGARKGLADTALRTADSGYLTRRLVDVSQDVIIREDDCGTERGLPKRIGERREDGTVVKAENAETAAYARAAATEVTHPETGETLAAAGEDLGDVKIDELVAAGIEEVKVRSVLTCDAKTGTCAKCYGRSLATGKLVDIGEAVGIIAAQSIGEPGTQLTMRTFHTGGVASADDITQGLPRVVELFEARSPKGRTPIAEAAGRVEIDETDKARKILVTPDDGSEVQEYPVSKRSRLNVDDGQHIEVGHHLTSGTPDPQDVLRILGVRRAQEHLVDEVQQVYRSQGVSIHDKHIEIIVRQMLRRVTVIESGETNLLPSDLVDRVRFEEENRRVVSEGGKPASGRPVLMGITKASLATESWLSAASFQETTRVLTDAAIHGRSDSLRGLKENVIIGKLIPAGTGLERYRAIRVEPTEEARAAAYSVTGYDSYDYEFGGNAGGQAVALDDFDFGSYQS, encoded by the coding sequence GTGCTCGACGTTAACTTCTTCGACCAGCTTCAGATCGGTCTCGCCACCGCGGACGACATCCGCACGTGGAGCCACGGCGAGGTCAAGAAGCCGGAAACCATCAACTACCGCACACTCAAGCCGGAGCGCGACGGTCTCTTCTGCGAGAAGATCTTCGGTCCCACCCGGGACTGGGAGTGCTACTGCGGCAAGTACAAGCGCGTGCGCTTCAAGGGCATCATCTGCGAGCGCTGCGGCGTCGAGGTGACCCGCTCCAAGGTCCGCCGCGAGCGGATGGGCCACATCGAGCTCGCCGCCCCGGTGACGCACATCTGGTACTTCAAGGGCGTGCCCAGCCGTCTGGGCTACCTGCTCGACCTGGCCCCGAAGGACCTCGAGAAGGTCATCTACTTCGCGGCCTACATGATCACCTCCGTCGACGAGGACGCTCGCCACCGCGACCTGTCCTCGCTCGAGGGCAAGATCGGCCTGGAGCGCGAGCGCCTCGAGAAGCGTCGCGACCAGTCGCTGGAGGACCGCACCAAGAAGCTGGAGGAGGACCTCGCCGCCCTCGAGGCCGAGGGTGCCAAGGCCGACCAGCGTCGCAAGGTGCGCGACGGCGCCGAGCGGGAGATGAAGCAGTTGCGCGACCGAGCGCAGCGCGAGATCGACCGCCTCGACGAGGTCTGGAACACGTTCAAGTCCCTGAAGGTCCAGGACCTGACCGGCGACGAGATGCTCTACCGCGAGATGAAGGCCTGGTTCGGCAAGTACTTCGAGGGCCACATGGGCGCCGCCGCGATCCAGCAGCGCCTGCGGGACTTCGACATCGCCGCCGAGGTCGAGTCGCTGCGCGACACCATCGCCAACGGCAAGGGCCAGAAGAAGGTCCGCGCCCTCAAGCGCCTCAAGGTCGTCGACGCCTTCCGCAAGACCGGCAACGAGCCCCGCGGCATGGTGCTCGACGCCGTCCCGGTCATCCCGCCGGACCTGCGTCCCATGGTCCAGCTGGACGGTGGCCGCTTCGCGACCTCCGACCTCAACGACCTGTACCGCCGCGTGATCAACCGGAACAACCGGCTCAAGCGGCTGCTCGACCTCGGTGCCCCCGAGATCATCGTCAACAACGAGAAGCGGATGCTCCAGGAGGCCGTCGACTCGCTGTTCGACAACGGCCGTCGTGGTCGCCCGGTCACCGGCCCGGGCAACCGGCCGCTGAAGTCGCTGTCCGACATGCTCAAGGGCAAGCAGGGTCGCTTCCGTCAGAACCTGCTGGGCAAGCGCGTGGACTACTCGGGCCGTTCGGTCATCGTGTCGGGTCCGCAGCTGAAGCTGCACCAGTGCGGTCTGCCCAAGCAGATGGCGCTCGAGCTCTTCAAGCCCTTCGTCATGAAGCGCCTGGTCGACCTGTCGCACGCGCAGAACATCAAGTCCGCCAAGCGGATGGTCGAGCGCGCTCGTCCGGTCGTGTGGGACGTGCTCGAAGAGGTCATCACCGAGCACCCGGTGCTGCTGAACCGTGCCCCCACCCTGCACCGCCTGGGCATCCAGGCCTTCGAGCCCCAGCTCATCGAGGGCAAGGCCATCCAGATCCACCCGCTCGTGTGCGGCGCGTTCAACGCCGACTTCGACGGTGACCAGATGGCGGTGCACCTGCCGCTGTCGGCCGAGGCCCAGGCCGAGGCCCGGATCCTGATGCTGTCGACGAACAACATCCTCAAGCCCTCGGACGGCCGCCCGGTCACCATGCCGTCGCAGGACATGATCATCGGCCTGTTCTGGCTGACCACGGACCGCGACGGCGAGGTCGGCGAAGGCCGGGCCTTCTCCAGCGTGGCCGAGGCGATCATGGCCTTCGACCGCTCGGAGATCACCCTGCAGTCGAAGGTCAAGATCCGTCTCGACGACGTGGTGCCGGGCTCCGGCGCCGAGTTCAACGAGAGCGGACCGAAGGCCGAGACGACCACCGTCGAGACCACCCTGGGTCGCGCGCTGTTCAACGAGACCCTGCCCGCCGACTACCCGTTCGTGAACTACGAGGTCGGCAAGAAGCAGCTCGGCGCGATCGTCAACGACCTCGCGGAGCGCTACACCAAGGTCGAGGTCGCGGCCTCGCTCGACGCCCTCAAGGACGCCGGCTTCAGCTTCGCGACCTTCTCGGGTGTCACCGTCTCCATCGACGACGTCACCACGCCGGCCGACAAGCTCGAGATCCTCGCGCCCTACGAGGCCCAGGCCGCGAAGGTGCAGAAGGACTTCGAGCGCGGTCTGATGACCGACGACGAGCGCCGTCAGGAGCTCGTGGAGATCTGGACCGACGCCAGCCGCAAGGTCGGCGACGCGATGGAGAAGGCGTTCGACCGGACCAACCCCATCTACATGATGGTCGACTCGGGCGCGTCCGGAAACATGAACCAGATCCGTCAGGTCGGCGCCATGCGTGGTCTGGTGGCGAACCCCAAGGGCGAGATCATCCCGCGCCCGATCAAGGCGAACTTCCGTGAGGGCCTCTCGGTCCTGGAGTACTTCATCTCCACCCACGGTGCTCGCAAGGGTCTGGCCGACACCGCCCTGCGTACCGCCGACTCGGGCTACCTGACCCGGCGCCTGGTCGACGTCTCGCAGGACGTCATCATCCGCGAGGACGACTGTGGCACCGAGCGCGGTCTGCCCAAGCGGATCGGCGAGCGTCGTGAGGACGGCACCGTGGTCAAGGCGGAGAACGCCGAGACCGCGGCGTACGCCCGCGCGGCGGCCACCGAGGTCACCCACCCGGAGACCGGCGAGACCCTCGCCGCCGCCGGCGAGGACCTCGGCGACGTCAAGATCGACGAGCTCGTGGCAGCCGGCATCGAGGAGGTCAAGGTCCGCTCCGTGCTGACCTGCGACGCCAAGACCGGTACCTGCGCCAAGTGCTACGGCCGTTCGCTGGCCACCGGCAAGCTCGTCGACATCGGCGAGGCGGTCGGCATCATCGCCGCCCAGTCGATCGGTGAGCCGGGCACGCAGCTGACCATGCGTACCTTCCACACCGGCGGTGTGGCCTCCGCGGACGACATCACGCAGGGTCTGCCCCGCGTGGTCGAGCTCTTCGAGGCACGCTCGCCCAAGGGCCGCACGCCGATCGCCGAGGCGGCCGGCCGGGTCGAGATCGACGAGACCGACAAGGCTCGCAAGATCCTCGTCACGCCCGACGACGGCTCGGAGGTCCAGGAGTACCCGGTCTCCAAGCGCTCGCGTCTCAACGTGGACGACGGCCAGCACATCGAGGTGGGCCACCACCTCACGTCGGGCACCCCGGACCCGCAGGACGTCCTGCGGATCCTCGGTGTGCGTCGCGCCCAGGAGCACCTGGTGGACGAGGTCCAGCAGGTCTACCGCTCGCAGGGCGTGTCGATCCACGACAAGCACATCGAGATCATCGTGCGCCAGATGCTGCGTCGCGTCACGGTGATCGAGTCGGGCGAGACGAACCTGCTGCCCTCCGACCTCGTGGACCGCGTGCGGTTCGAGGAGGAGAACCGTCGGGTCGTCTCCGAGGGCGGCAAGCCGGCGTCGGGTCGTCCGGTGCTCATGGGCATCACCAAGGCCTCGCTGGCGACCGAGTCGTGGCTCTCGGCGGCCTCCTTCCAGGAGACCACCCGCGTGCTCACCGACGCGGCGATCCACGGGCGCAGCGACTCGCTGCGCGGTCTCAAGGAGAACGTGATCATCGGAAAGCTGATCCCGGCGGGCACCGGCCTCGAGCGGTACCGCGCCATCCGGGTGGAGCCGACCGAGGAGGCTCGGGCCGCGGCGTACTCCGTCACCGGCTACGACTCCTACGACTACGAGTTCGGTGGCAACGCCGGCGGCCAGGCCGTGGCCCTGGACGACTTCGACTTCGGGTCGTACCAGAGCTGA
- the rpoB gene encoding DNA-directed RNA polymerase subunit beta, protein MAARTASAVSRANRRISFAKIAEPLEVPQLLSLQTDSFDWLVGNDKWTEEVERRRANGDDVSEKSGLTEIFEEISPIEDFSETMSLSFENPVFYDPKYTVDECKEKDFTYSAPLYVSAEFTNNDTGEIKGQTVFMGDFPLMTPKGTFVINGTERVVVSQLVRSPGVYFERSADKTSDKDIYTAKLIPSRGAWLEFEIDKRDLVGVRLDRKRKQNVTVLLKALGWTNEQIREEFGQYESMMLTLEKDHTETQKDALLDIYRKLRPGEPPTEEAAQTLLNNYYFNPKRYDLAKVGRYKINKKLGLTEAFDQQTLTVDDVVAAIRYIVALHDGQDQVEAPSGPLDVASDDIDHFGNRRMRTVGELIQNQLRTGLARMERVVRERMTTQDVEAITPQSLINIRPVVAALKEFFGTSQLSQFMDQTNPIAGLTHKRRLSALGPGGLSRDRAGMEVRDVHPSHYGRMCPIETPEGPNIGLIGSLASYGRINPFGFVETPYRKVVEGQVTDQIDYLTADDEDRFVIAQANAVLDDDLRFVNERVLVRTRDGEVSEILAGEIDYMDVSPRQMVSVATALIPFLEHDDANRALMGANMQRQAVPLIRSDSPLVGTGMEYRAAVDAGDVVVAEKAGVVKDVSADLVETMNDDGSYSSYKLAKFRRSNQGTCINQRPLVVEGDRLEVGSPIADGPCTDEAEMALGTNLLVAFMPWQGHNYEDAIILSQRLVQEDVLTSIHIEEHEVDARDTKLGPEEITRDIPNISEEGLADLDERGIIRIGAEVVTGDILVGKVTPKGETELTPEERLLRAIFGEKAREVRDTSMKVPHGESGTVIGVRVFDREDGDELPPGVNQLVRVYVAQKRKISVGDKLAGRHGNKGVIAKILPIEDMPFMEDGTPVDVVLNPLGVPRRMNIGQILELHLGWLAQQGWDLDLAEDTSDTDWKQRLIKIHAEKAEPRTKVATPVFDGAREDEIIGLLGSTIPNRDGVRMIDGTGKADLFDGRSGEPFPDPVSVGYMYILKLHHLVDDKIHARSTGPYSMITQQPLGGKAQFGGQRFGEMEVWAMEAYGAAYALQELLTIKSDDVPGRVKVYEAIVKGENIPDSGIPESFKVLVKEMQSLCLNVEVLSQDGTSIELRDAEEDVFRAAEELGIDLSRREPSSVEEV, encoded by the coding sequence TTGGCCGCGCGCACCGCTTCCGCCGTTTCTCGTGCTAACCGCCGCATCTCGTTCGCAAAGATCGCCGAACCCCTCGAGGTTCCCCAGCTCCTCTCTCTCCAGACCGACAGCTTCGACTGGCTGGTCGGCAACGACAAGTGGACCGAGGAGGTCGAGCGCCGCCGTGCCAACGGCGACGACGTCTCCGAGAAGTCCGGTCTGACCGAGATCTTCGAGGAGATCTCGCCGATCGAGGACTTCAGCGAGACCATGTCGCTCTCGTTCGAGAACCCTGTCTTCTACGACCCCAAGTACACGGTCGACGAGTGCAAGGAGAAGGACTTCACCTACTCCGCGCCGCTCTACGTGTCGGCGGAGTTCACCAACAACGACACCGGTGAGATCAAGGGCCAGACGGTCTTCATGGGCGACTTCCCGCTCATGACCCCCAAGGGCACGTTTGTCATCAACGGCACCGAGCGCGTCGTCGTCTCCCAGCTGGTCCGCAGCCCGGGCGTCTACTTCGAGCGCTCCGCGGACAAGACGTCCGACAAGGACATCTACACCGCCAAGCTGATCCCCAGCCGCGGCGCCTGGCTCGAGTTCGAGATCGACAAGCGCGACCTCGTCGGCGTCCGCCTGGACCGCAAGCGCAAGCAGAACGTCACCGTGCTGCTCAAGGCCCTCGGCTGGACCAACGAGCAGATCCGCGAGGAGTTCGGCCAGTACGAGTCGATGATGCTCACGCTGGAGAAGGACCACACCGAGACGCAGAAGGACGCGCTCCTCGACATCTACCGCAAGCTGCGCCCGGGCGAGCCCCCCACCGAGGAGGCCGCGCAGACCCTGCTGAACAACTACTACTTCAACCCCAAGCGCTACGACCTGGCCAAGGTCGGCCGGTACAAGATCAACAAGAAGCTCGGTCTGACCGAGGCCTTCGACCAGCAGACCCTGACCGTCGACGACGTCGTCGCCGCGATCCGCTACATCGTCGCGCTGCACGACGGCCAGGACCAGGTCGAGGCGCCCTCGGGCCCGCTCGACGTGGCCTCCGACGACATCGACCACTTCGGCAACCGTCGGATGCGCACGGTGGGCGAGCTGATCCAGAACCAGCTGCGCACCGGTCTGGCGCGCATGGAGCGCGTGGTCCGTGAGCGGATGACCACCCAGGACGTCGAGGCCATCACGCCGCAGTCGCTGATCAACATCCGGCCGGTGGTGGCGGCGCTGAAGGAGTTCTTCGGCACCTCGCAGCTGAGCCAGTTCATGGACCAGACCAACCCCATCGCGGGCCTGACGCACAAGCGTCGCCTGTCCGCGCTGGGCCCGGGCGGTCTCTCGCGCGACCGCGCCGGCATGGAGGTCCGCGACGTGCACCCGTCGCACTACGGCCGCATGTGCCCCATCGAGACCCCTGAAGGTCCCAACATCGGTCTGATCGGGTCGCTGGCCTCCTACGGCCGCATCAACCCGTTCGGGTTCGTCGAGACCCCGTACCGCAAGGTCGTCGAGGGCCAGGTCACCGACCAGATCGACTACCTCACCGCCGACGACGAGGACCGCTTCGTCATCGCGCAGGCCAACGCCGTGCTCGACGACGACCTGCGCTTCGTCAACGAGCGCGTCCTGGTGCGCACCCGTGACGGCGAGGTCTCCGAGATCCTGGCCGGCGAGATCGACTACATGGACGTCTCGCCGCGCCAGATGGTGTCGGTCGCGACCGCGCTCATCCCGTTCCTCGAGCACGACGACGCCAACCGTGCGCTCATGGGCGCCAACATGCAGCGCCAGGCCGTCCCGCTGATCCGCAGCGACAGCCCGCTGGTCGGCACCGGCATGGAGTACCGCGCCGCGGTCGACGCCGGTGACGTGGTCGTCGCGGAGAAGGCCGGAGTCGTCAAGGACGTCTCCGCCGACCTCGTCGAGACCATGAACGACGACGGCAGCTACTCGTCGTACAAGCTCGCGAAGTTCCGCCGCTCCAACCAGGGCACCTGCATCAACCAGCGTCCGCTGGTCGTCGAGGGTGACCGCCTCGAGGTCGGCAGCCCGATCGCCGACGGCCCCTGCACCGACGAGGCCGAGATGGCGCTGGGCACCAACCTGCTCGTCGCCTTCATGCCGTGGCAGGGTCACAACTACGAGGACGCGATCATCCTCTCCCAGCGCCTGGTGCAGGAGGACGTCCTCACCTCGATCCACATCGAGGAGCACGAGGTCGACGCCCGCGACACCAAGCTGGGCCCCGAGGAGATCACGCGGGACATCCCGAACATCTCCGAGGAGGGTCTGGCCGACCTCGACGAGCGCGGCATCATCCGCATCGGTGCCGAGGTCGTGACCGGGGACATCCTGGTCGGCAAGGTCACGCCCAAGGGCGAGACCGAGCTGACCCCCGAGGAGCGCCTGCTGCGCGCGATCTTCGGCGAGAAGGCGCGCGAGGTGCGCGACACCTCGATGAAGGTGCCGCACGGTGAGTCCGGCACGGTCATCGGCGTGCGCGTCTTCGACCGCGAGGACGGCGACGAGCTGCCTCCGGGCGTCAACCAGCTGGTCCGCGTCTACGTGGCCCAGAAGCGCAAGATCTCGGTGGGCGACAAGCTCGCCGGACGCCACGGCAACAAGGGTGTCATCGCCAAGATCCTGCCGATCGAGGACATGCCGTTCATGGAGGACGGCACCCCGGTCGACGTCGTGCTCAACCCGCTGGGTGTGCCGCGACGGATGAACATCGGTCAGATCCTCGAGCTCCACCTCGGCTGGCTGGCCCAGCAGGGTTGGGACCTCGACCTCGCCGAGGACACCTCGGACACCGACTGGAAGCAGCGGTTGATCAAGATCCACGCCGAGAAGGCGGAGCCGCGCACCAAGGTCGCGACTCCGGTCTTCGACGGTGCGCGCGAGGACGAGATCATCGGCCTGCTCGGCTCGACGATCCCCAACCGCGACGGCGTGCGGATGATCGACGGCACCGGCAAGGCCGACCTGTTCGACGGTCGCTCGGGCGAGCCGTTCCCGGACCCGGTCTCGGTCGGCTACATGTACATCCTGAAGCTGCACCACCTCGTGGACGACAAGATCCACGCGCGCAGCACCGGCCCGTACTCGATGATCACGCAGCAGCCCCTGGGCGGCAAGGCCCAGTTCGGTGGCCAGCGGTTCGGCGAGATGGAGGTCTGGGCGATGGAGGCGTACGGCGCCGCCTACGCCCTGCAGGAGCTGCTGACGATCAAGTCCGACGACGTGCCTGGTCGCGTCAAGGTCTACGAGGCGATCGTCAAGGGCGAGAACATCCCCGACTCCGGCATCCCGGAGTCGTTCAAGGTGCTCGTCAAGGAGATGCAGTCGCTGTGCCTGAACGTGGAGGTCCTCTCCCAGGACGGCACCAGCATCGAGCTGCGCGACGCGGAGGAAGACGTCTTCCGCGCCGCCGAGGAGCTCGGCATCGACCTGTCGCGTCGCGAGCCCAGCTCGGTCGAAGAGGTGTGA
- a CDS encoding J domain-containing protein, whose amino-acid sequence MSASVASWYDVLGVEPDASPEQVREAWRAGIADLDPSERRFRLLNQAAEVLLDPERRAEHDAALAADAAEPSAEPSATPSAEPSAAPSAEPSAAPSAGPARASSLPLVPGWVLVVLTVLAVLSVGAAVLVWVQPNERIVSSADGGNAIEASAEQARAVAERAVGPVLSYDYRTFEESTAAARSYMTTGYQQEYDQLVAALEPNLEEVQPVVEVEVVDSAVVRTSGDRVDVLVFVNRPTLRKGMEQAEVYKDQVTMRMVREDGEWLVGDLSTNQLED is encoded by the coding sequence GTGAGCGCCTCCGTGGCCAGCTGGTACGACGTCCTGGGCGTCGAGCCCGACGCGAGCCCGGAGCAGGTGCGGGAGGCCTGGCGCGCCGGCATCGCCGACCTCGACCCCAGCGAACGCCGCTTCCGGCTGCTCAACCAGGCCGCCGAGGTCCTGCTGGACCCCGAGCGTCGCGCCGAGCACGACGCCGCCCTGGCAGCCGACGCTGCTGAACCGTCTGCTGAACCGTCCGCCACGCCGTCTGCTGAACCGTCCGCTGCGCCGTCCGCTGAACCGTCCGCTGCGCCGTCCGCTGGGCCGGCCAGGGCGTCGTCGCTGCCCCTGGTGCCCGGGTGGGTCCTGGTGGTGCTCACGGTGCTGGCCGTGCTCTCCGTGGGTGCTGCGGTCCTGGTGTGGGTCCAGCCCAACGAGCGCATCGTGTCCTCCGCGGACGGCGGCAACGCGATCGAGGCGTCGGCCGAGCAGGCGCGCGCCGTCGCCGAGCGGGCAGTGGGTCCGGTGCTGTCCTACGACTACCGCACCTTCGAGGAGTCCACCGCTGCCGCACGCTCGTACATGACCACCGGCTACCAGCAGGAGTACGACCAGCTCGTCGCCGCGCTCGAGCCGAACCTCGAGGAGGTGCAGCCGGTGGTGGAGGTCGAGGTGGTCGACTCCGCCGTGGTGCGCACCAGCGGCGACCGCGTCGACGTGCTGGTCTTCGTGAACCGTCCCACCCTGCGCAAGGGGATGGAGCAGGCCGAGGTCTACAAGGACCAGGTGACGATGCGCATGGTGCGCGAGGACGGCGAGTGGCTGGTCGGCGACCTGTCCACGAACCAGCTCGAGGACTGA